From Puntigrus tetrazona isolate hp1 chromosome 8, ASM1883169v1, whole genome shotgun sequence, the proteins below share one genomic window:
- the mapre1a gene encoding microtubule-associated protein RP/EB family member 1a isoform X1, with product MAVNVYSTSVTSENLSRHDMLTWINESLQMSHAKIEQLCSGAAYCQFMDMLFPSCLPLKKVKFQAKLEHEYIHNFKLIQASFKKMGVSKIIPVDKLVKGKFQDNFEFVQWFKKFFDANYDGKEYDPVAARQGQDMPANQSPAAATANKPKKPSSDTGISRAVKPMAPVAPQRSATTPKTAPKTSPAATRGTGTAGGGDEEKGALTQMINDLKATIADMEKERDFYFGKLRNIELICQEKEGEGDPTLQRIVDILYATDDGFVIPEDEVGEPEEF from the exons ATGGCTGTGAACGTGTACTCGACTTCAGTGACAAGTGAAAACCTCAGCCGCCATGACATGCTCACATGGATAAACGAGTCTTTACAGATGAGCCATGCCAAGATCGAGCAACTGTGCTCAG GCGCTGCTTACTGTCAGTTCATGGACATGCTCTTCCCATCATGTCTTCCACTGAAGAAAGTCAAATTCCAGGCCAAACTTGAGCATGAATACATCCATAACTTCAAACTCATTCAAGCCAGCTTCAAAAAGATGGGAGTTAGCAAA ATTATTCCTGTTGACAAGCTTGTGAAGGGCAAGTTCCAGGATAATTTTGAGTTTGTGCAATGGTTTAAGAAGTTTTTTGATGCAAATTATGATGGGAAAGAATATGATCCGGTGGCAGCTCGACAGGGACAGGACATGCCTGCCAATCAGAGTCCAGCTGCAGCTACAGCTAACAAACCAAAGAAACCCAGCTCCG ACACGGGCATCTCACGTGCAGTCAAGCCAATGGCCCCTGTTG CTCCACAGCGTTCAGCCACAACACCTAAAACTGCACCTAAAACATCTCCAGCTGCAACACGAGGCACAGGAACAGCCGGCGGCGGTGATGAAGAGAAGGGAGCACTCACTCAGATG ATAAATGACCTGAAGGCCACTATTGCTGACATGGAAAAGGAAAGGGATTTCTATTTTGGCAAACTGAGAAACATTGAGCTCATCTGCCAAGAGAAAGAGGGTGAGGGTGATCCTACACTGCAAAGGATTGTGGATATCCTGTACGCGACAGAT GATGGTTTTGTAATTCCAGAAGATGAAGTAGGAGAACCAGAGGAGTTTTGA
- the mapre1a gene encoding microtubule-associated protein RP/EB family member 1a isoform X3 translates to MAVNVYSTSVTSENLSRHDMLTWINESLQMSHAKIEQLCSGAAYCQFMDMLFPSCLPLKKVKFQAKLEHEYIHNFKLIQASFKKMGVSKIIPVDKLVKGKFQDNFEFVQWFKKFFDANYDGKEYDPVAARQGQDMPANQSPAAATANKPKKPSSAPQRSATTPKTAPKTSPAATRGTGTAGGGDEEKGALTQMINDLKATIADMEKERDFYFGKLRNIELICQEKEGEGDPTLQRIVDILYATDDGFVIPEDEVGEPEEF, encoded by the exons ATGGCTGTGAACGTGTACTCGACTTCAGTGACAAGTGAAAACCTCAGCCGCCATGACATGCTCACATGGATAAACGAGTCTTTACAGATGAGCCATGCCAAGATCGAGCAACTGTGCTCAG GCGCTGCTTACTGTCAGTTCATGGACATGCTCTTCCCATCATGTCTTCCACTGAAGAAAGTCAAATTCCAGGCCAAACTTGAGCATGAATACATCCATAACTTCAAACTCATTCAAGCCAGCTTCAAAAAGATGGGAGTTAGCAAA ATTATTCCTGTTGACAAGCTTGTGAAGGGCAAGTTCCAGGATAATTTTGAGTTTGTGCAATGGTTTAAGAAGTTTTTTGATGCAAATTATGATGGGAAAGAATATGATCCGGTGGCAGCTCGACAGGGACAGGACATGCCTGCCAATCAGAGTCCAGCTGCAGCTACAGCTAACAAACCAAAGAAACCCAGCTCCG CTCCACAGCGTTCAGCCACAACACCTAAAACTGCACCTAAAACATCTCCAGCTGCAACACGAGGCACAGGAACAGCCGGCGGCGGTGATGAAGAGAAGGGAGCACTCACTCAGATG ATAAATGACCTGAAGGCCACTATTGCTGACATGGAAAAGGAAAGGGATTTCTATTTTGGCAAACTGAGAAACATTGAGCTCATCTGCCAAGAGAAAGAGGGTGAGGGTGATCCTACACTGCAAAGGATTGTGGATATCCTGTACGCGACAGAT GATGGTTTTGTAATTCCAGAAGATGAAGTAGGAGAACCAGAGGAGTTTTGA
- the si:dkey-16n15.6 gene encoding organic solute transporter subunit alpha codes for MGKADNCTLMGGGIPLSSEFFKVIKNDLWLFLLPAVFAVLLLALFMEEIGFFLRYVPSQRRRRLSLWILGIYPVFGMTSIIALYVPRSSSLCNFIASLYHSITLLKFMGLIKDFFGGKTRMLEMLAGEQASPNPFPCCCCCCLPLFNINKTSVGWMMAAVLQLSVVRTVLFFLALVLWTDEQYDYGDVNSVNLNMYVNAIIAISTFLSFYGYLLFYKATKKALPGYGLRAKFICIIVILVLCGLQSGILETMGALNVIPCTPPFSDLFRSQLIYHYSIIVEMFCISLFAHHTFRKVEPCQDEGEEIEVDVIRAFNEKAIQTEDELPIAVQLSSREDDPCYSNPGYNSDSEDSLCKIEHAPLDRFPFPIQHRMQTVANTEKVCTRPPEDSTSVYRPTITVSAEINHVNNGDVTVV; via the exons ATGGGGAAAGCGGACAACTGTACATTAATGGGAGGTGGGATTCCTCTGTCATCTGAGTTCTTTAAAG TGATCAAGAATGATCTTTGGCTATTCCTCCTTCCTGCTGTGTTTGCTGTGCTGCTTCTTGCTCTCTTCATGGAGGAGATCGGTTTCTTTCTGCGTTATGTCCCCTCTCAGCGGCGTAGACGTCTCAGCCTTTGGATCCTAGGAATATACCCA GTCTTTGGGATGACATCTATCATTGCGCTATATGTTCCACGCTCCTCATCTCTATGCAATTTTATTGCATCTCT TTATCACTCCATTACACTCTTGAAGTTTATGGGTCTTATAAAAGACTTTTTTGGTGGAAAGACTCGTATGCTGGAGATGTTAGCAGGGGAGCAGGCCTCTCCAAACCCCTTCCcttgctgttgctgctgctgtcttCCTCTCTTCAACATCAACAA GACCAGTGTGGGCTGGATGATGGCCGCTGTTCTTCAGCTCTCTGTGGTCAGAACAGTCCTGTTCTTCCTCGCTCTTGTCCTCTGGACTGATGAGCAATACGACTATGGGGAT GTGAATTCAGTTAATCTCAACATGTATGTCAATGCCATCATTGCCATATCGACCTTTCTGTCGTTCTATGGCTACCTGCTTTTTTATAAAGCCACAAAAAAGGCTTTGCCTGGATATGGTCTTCGTGCCAAGTTTATTTGCATCATTGTCATCCTGGTCCTTTGTGGACTACAGAGTGGAATTCTGGAGACCATGGGTGCGCTGAATGTCATCCCCTGCACGCCTCCCTTCTCCGACCTGTTTCGATCTCAAT TGATCTACCACTATTCTATAATTGTGGAGATGTTCTGCATCAGCCTCTTTGCACATCACACATTCCGGAAAGTTGAACCCTGTCAGGATGAGGGTGAAGAAATAGAAGTTGATGTCATAAGAGCTTTCAATGAAAAGGCAATTCAGACAGAAGATGAGCTGCCAATTGCTGTGCAGCTCTCCTCTCGAGAAGACGATCCATGCTATTCTAACCCTGGATACAatagtgacagtgaagacagcCTCTGTAAAATTGAACACGCACCACTGGACCGCTTCCCCTTCCCCATACAGCACAGAATGCAAACCGTGGCAAACACTGAAAAAGTGTGTACTAGACCACCTGAGGACTCCACGAGTGTGTACCGGCCGACAATTACTGTCAGTGCTGAAATTAACCATGTTAACAATGGTGATGTTACTGTTGTATAG
- the mapre1a gene encoding microtubule-associated protein RP/EB family member 1a isoform X2 yields the protein MAVNVYSTSVTSENLSRHDMLTWINESLQMSHAKIEQLCSGAAYCQFMDMLFPSCLPLKKVKFQAKLEHEYIHNFKLIQASFKKMGVSKIIPVDKLVKGKFQDNFEFVQWFKKFFDANYDGKEYDPVAARQGQDMPANQSPAAATANKPKKPSSDTGISRAVKPMAPVAPQRSATTPKTAPKTSPAATRGTGTAGGGDEEKGALTQMINDLKATIADMEKERDFYFGKLRNIELICQEKEGEGDPTLQRIVDILYATDKMK from the exons ATGGCTGTGAACGTGTACTCGACTTCAGTGACAAGTGAAAACCTCAGCCGCCATGACATGCTCACATGGATAAACGAGTCTTTACAGATGAGCCATGCCAAGATCGAGCAACTGTGCTCAG GCGCTGCTTACTGTCAGTTCATGGACATGCTCTTCCCATCATGTCTTCCACTGAAGAAAGTCAAATTCCAGGCCAAACTTGAGCATGAATACATCCATAACTTCAAACTCATTCAAGCCAGCTTCAAAAAGATGGGAGTTAGCAAA ATTATTCCTGTTGACAAGCTTGTGAAGGGCAAGTTCCAGGATAATTTTGAGTTTGTGCAATGGTTTAAGAAGTTTTTTGATGCAAATTATGATGGGAAAGAATATGATCCGGTGGCAGCTCGACAGGGACAGGACATGCCTGCCAATCAGAGTCCAGCTGCAGCTACAGCTAACAAACCAAAGAAACCCAGCTCCG ACACGGGCATCTCACGTGCAGTCAAGCCAATGGCCCCTGTTG CTCCACAGCGTTCAGCCACAACACCTAAAACTGCACCTAAAACATCTCCAGCTGCAACACGAGGCACAGGAACAGCCGGCGGCGGTGATGAAGAGAAGGGAGCACTCACTCAGATG ATAAATGACCTGAAGGCCACTATTGCTGACATGGAAAAGGAAAGGGATTTCTATTTTGGCAAACTGAGAAACATTGAGCTCATCTGCCAAGAGAAAGAGGGTGAGGGTGATCCTACACTGCAAAGGATTGTGGATATCCTGTACGCGACAGAT AAGATGAAGTAG
- the suv39h1a gene encoding histone-lysine N-methyltransferase SUV39H1-A isoform X3: MAQDLKDCRVSCKLFWEDLQALCRRERLVCKQLSVTKNNFNDYEVEYLCNYKKHKGREFFLVKWKGYTESENTWEPLKNLKCPIILHQFRKDMKTALLQANKPLDSESLSAPIVSFLLQKAKQRVKLQKWEHFMNQTCEQKGHIFVCNEVDLYGPPTNFTYINENKFGKEVDVSSVIVGCECDDCFSQPVGGCCPGLLKHRRAYNDSRQVKVMPGLPIYECNSKCRCGPDCLNRVVQRGIQYDLCIFKTADGRGWGVRTLQRIYKNSFVMEYLGEIITTEEAERRGVVYDKQGVTYLFDLDYVDDVYTIDAAHYGNISHFVNHSVSTYLLYTLSGFSIK; the protein is encoded by the exons ATGGCGCAAGATTTGAAAG ATTGCAGGGTGTCTTGCAAACTTTTCTGGGAGGATCTCCAGGCTCTGTGCCGCAGAGAAAGACTTGTTTGCAAACAGCTGAGTGTGACGAAGAACAACTTTAATGACTATGAAGTGGAGTATCTGTGTAACTACAAAAAACACAAG GGTCGAGAGTTCTTCCTGGTCAAGTGGAAAGGCTACACGGAGTCAGAAAATACATGGGAGCCTCTCAAAAATCTTAAATGCCCCATAATTTTACACCAGTTCCGAAAAGACATGAAGACTGCTCTACTTCAGGCCAACAAACCTCTTGATTCAGAGTCTTTAAGTGCCCCTATCGTTTCCTTCCTTCTCCAAAAAGCCAAGCAACGTGTGAAACTTCAGAAATGGGAACACTTCATGAACCAGACCTGCGAGCAGAAGGGCCACATATTCGTCTGTAATGAAGTTGACCTGTATGGGCCTCCTACAAACTTCACCTACATTAATGAGAATAAGTTTGGTAAAGAAGTGGATGTGAGTTCAGTGATAGTTGGCTGTGAGTGTGATGACTGCTTTTCTCAGCCGGTCGGTGGCTGCTGTCCAGGGCTGCTGAAGCATCGGAGGGCATATAATGACAGCAGGCAGGTGAAAGTGATGCCTGGTTTGCCCATCTACGAATGTAACTCCAAGTGCAGATGTGGGCCAGACTGTTTAAACAGGGTTGTGCAAAGAGGTATTCAGTATGATCTATGCATCTTCAAAACGGCTGATGGCAGAGGTTGGGGAGTGCGGACGCTGCAGAGGATTTACAAAAACAGCTTCGTTATGGAGTATCTTGGAGAG ATCATCACCACAGAGGAGGCAGAGAGGAGAGGAGTGGTGTATGACAAGCAGGGCGTCACTTACCTGTTTGATTTAGACTATGTGGATGACGTCTACACCATCGACGCGGCTCATTATGGAAACATCTCTCACTTTGTCAACCACAGCGTGAGCACTTACTTGCTATACACGTTATCTGGGTTTTCCATCAAGTAA
- the suv39h1a gene encoding histone-lysine N-methyltransferase SUV39H1-A isoform X1 codes for MAQDLKDCRVSCKLFWEDLQALCRRERLVCKQLSVTKNNFNDYEVEYLCNYKKHKVCMDNCSHLWIQLFLPIYIIHVKSTYKICLFKGREFFLVKWKGYTESENTWEPLKNLKCPIILHQFRKDMKTALLQANKPLDSESLSAPIVSFLLQKAKQRVKLQKWEHFMNQTCEQKGHIFVCNEVDLYGPPTNFTYINENKFGKEVDVSSVIVGCECDDCFSQPVGGCCPGLLKHRRAYNDSRQVKVMPGLPIYECNSKCRCGPDCLNRVVQRGIQYDLCIFKTADGRGWGVRTLQRIYKNSFVMEYLGEIITTEEAERRGVVYDKQGVTYLFDLDYVDDVYTIDAAHYGNISHFVNHSCDPNLQVYNVFIDNLDERLPRIAFFAKRGIKAGEELTFDYKMTVDPVDAESSKMDSEFSRAGVEGSPIKRLHMECKCGAKNCRKYLF; via the exons ATGGCGCAAGATTTGAAAG ATTGCAGGGTGTCTTGCAAACTTTTCTGGGAGGATCTCCAGGCTCTGTGCCGCAGAGAAAGACTTGTTTGCAAACAGCTGAGTGTGACGAAGAACAACTTTAATGACTATGAAGTGGAGTATCTGTGTAACTACAAAAAACACAAGGTATGTATGGACAACTGTAGTCATTTGTGGATCCAACTGTTTCTTCCGATTTACATTATTCATGTCAAATCAACCTATAAAATATGCCTGTTCAAGGGTCGAGAGTTCTTCCTGGTCAAGTGGAAAGGCTACACGGAGTCAGAAAATACATGGGAGCCTCTCAAAAATCTTAAATGCCCCATAATTTTACACCAGTTCCGAAAAGACATGAAGACTGCTCTACTTCAGGCCAACAAACCTCTTGATTCAGAGTCTTTAAGTGCCCCTATCGTTTCCTTCCTTCTCCAAAAAGCCAAGCAACGTGTGAAACTTCAGAAATGGGAACACTTCATGAACCAGACCTGCGAGCAGAAGGGCCACATATTCGTCTGTAATGAAGTTGACCTGTATGGGCCTCCTACAAACTTCACCTACATTAATGAGAATAAGTTTGGTAAAGAAGTGGATGTGAGTTCAGTGATAGTTGGCTGTGAGTGTGATGACTGCTTTTCTCAGCCGGTCGGTGGCTGCTGTCCAGGGCTGCTGAAGCATCGGAGGGCATATAATGACAGCAGGCAGGTGAAAGTGATGCCTGGTTTGCCCATCTACGAATGTAACTCCAAGTGCAGATGTGGGCCAGACTGTTTAAACAGGGTTGTGCAAAGAGGTATTCAGTATGATCTATGCATCTTCAAAACGGCTGATGGCAGAGGTTGGGGAGTGCGGACGCTGCAGAGGATTTACAAAAACAGCTTCGTTATGGAGTATCTTGGAGAG ATCATCACCACAGAGGAGGCAGAGAGGAGAGGAGTGGTGTATGACAAGCAGGGCGTCACTTACCTGTTTGATTTAGACTATGTGGATGACGTCTACACCATCGACGCGGCTCATTATGGAAACATCTCTCACTTTGTCAACCACAGC TGCGATCCAAACCTGCAGgtgtataatgtttttattgacaACTTGGATGAGCGACTTCCAAGAATCGCATTCTTTGCAAAACGAGGGATCAAAGCAGGAGAAGAGCTTACCTTTGACTACAAGATGACTG TTGATCCAGTGGATGCAGAGAGTTCCAAAATGGACTCAGAGTTCAGTCGGGCTGGAGTTGAAGGATCACCTATCAAACGGCTTCATATGGAGTGCAAGTGTGGGGCAAAGAACTGCCgtaaatatctgttttaa
- the suv39h1a gene encoding histone-lysine N-methyltransferase SUV39H1-A isoform X2, with protein sequence MAQDLKDCRVSCKLFWEDLQALCRRERLVCKQLSVTKNNFNDYEVEYLCNYKKHKGREFFLVKWKGYTESENTWEPLKNLKCPIILHQFRKDMKTALLQANKPLDSESLSAPIVSFLLQKAKQRVKLQKWEHFMNQTCEQKGHIFVCNEVDLYGPPTNFTYINENKFGKEVDVSSVIVGCECDDCFSQPVGGCCPGLLKHRRAYNDSRQVKVMPGLPIYECNSKCRCGPDCLNRVVQRGIQYDLCIFKTADGRGWGVRTLQRIYKNSFVMEYLGEIITTEEAERRGVVYDKQGVTYLFDLDYVDDVYTIDAAHYGNISHFVNHSCDPNLQVYNVFIDNLDERLPRIAFFAKRGIKAGEELTFDYKMTVDPVDAESSKMDSEFSRAGVEGSPIKRLHMECKCGAKNCRKYLF encoded by the exons ATGGCGCAAGATTTGAAAG ATTGCAGGGTGTCTTGCAAACTTTTCTGGGAGGATCTCCAGGCTCTGTGCCGCAGAGAAAGACTTGTTTGCAAACAGCTGAGTGTGACGAAGAACAACTTTAATGACTATGAAGTGGAGTATCTGTGTAACTACAAAAAACACAAG GGTCGAGAGTTCTTCCTGGTCAAGTGGAAAGGCTACACGGAGTCAGAAAATACATGGGAGCCTCTCAAAAATCTTAAATGCCCCATAATTTTACACCAGTTCCGAAAAGACATGAAGACTGCTCTACTTCAGGCCAACAAACCTCTTGATTCAGAGTCTTTAAGTGCCCCTATCGTTTCCTTCCTTCTCCAAAAAGCCAAGCAACGTGTGAAACTTCAGAAATGGGAACACTTCATGAACCAGACCTGCGAGCAGAAGGGCCACATATTCGTCTGTAATGAAGTTGACCTGTATGGGCCTCCTACAAACTTCACCTACATTAATGAGAATAAGTTTGGTAAAGAAGTGGATGTGAGTTCAGTGATAGTTGGCTGTGAGTGTGATGACTGCTTTTCTCAGCCGGTCGGTGGCTGCTGTCCAGGGCTGCTGAAGCATCGGAGGGCATATAATGACAGCAGGCAGGTGAAAGTGATGCCTGGTTTGCCCATCTACGAATGTAACTCCAAGTGCAGATGTGGGCCAGACTGTTTAAACAGGGTTGTGCAAAGAGGTATTCAGTATGATCTATGCATCTTCAAAACGGCTGATGGCAGAGGTTGGGGAGTGCGGACGCTGCAGAGGATTTACAAAAACAGCTTCGTTATGGAGTATCTTGGAGAG ATCATCACCACAGAGGAGGCAGAGAGGAGAGGAGTGGTGTATGACAAGCAGGGCGTCACTTACCTGTTTGATTTAGACTATGTGGATGACGTCTACACCATCGACGCGGCTCATTATGGAAACATCTCTCACTTTGTCAACCACAGC TGCGATCCAAACCTGCAGgtgtataatgtttttattgacaACTTGGATGAGCGACTTCCAAGAATCGCATTCTTTGCAAAACGAGGGATCAAAGCAGGAGAAGAGCTTACCTTTGACTACAAGATGACTG TTGATCCAGTGGATGCAGAGAGTTCCAAAATGGACTCAGAGTTCAGTCGGGCTGGAGTTGAAGGATCACCTATCAAACGGCTTCATATGGAGTGCAAGTGTGGGGCAAAGAACTGCCgtaaatatctgttttaa
- the gpr173 gene encoding probable G-protein coupled receptor 173, which translates to MANGNASSDGPGNPLAAVVSTTGGVMGGAPSSAVSTYVKLVLLGLIICISLVGNLVVSLLVLRDRALHKAPYYFLLDLCLADTIRSAVCFPFVLVSIKNGSAWTYSVLSCKVVAFMAVLFCFHAAFMLFCISVTRYMAIAHHRFYSKRMTFWTCVAVVCMVWTLSVAMAFPPVFDVGTYKFIREEDQCIFEHRYFKANDTLGFMLMLAVLILATHVVYMKLLLFEYKHRKMKPVQMVPAISQNWTFHGPGATGQAAANWIAGFGRGPMPPTLLGIRQNLHNQNRRLLGMEEFKAEKQLGRMFYVITLFFLVLWSPYIVACYWRVFVKACTIPHRYLSTTVWMSFAQAGVNPIICFFLNKDLKKGLLAHLPPCCRTPPQLPREPYCVM; encoded by the coding sequence ATGGCCAACGGAAACGCAAGCAGCGATGGGCCTGGGAACCCCTTGGCGGCCGTGGTGTCCACAACTGGTGGTGTAATGGGTGGAGCACCTTCCTCGGCCGTGTCTACCTATGTTAAACTTGTCCTTCTGGGTCTGATCATCTGCATCAGCCTGGTGGGCAATTTAGTGGTATCCCTGCTAGTGTTACGGGACAGAGCCCTACACAAGGCACCCTACTACTTTCTTCTGGACCTCTGCCTCGCCGACACCATCCGCTCGGCGGTCTGCTTTCCCTTTGTCCTGGTGTCCATCAAGAACGGCTCGGCCTGGACTTACAGCGTGCTCAGCTGCAAGGTGGTGGCCTTCATGGCCGTCCTTTTTTGCTTCCATGCTGCCTTCATGCTGTTCTGCATTAGCGTCACACGCTACATGGCCATCGCCCACCACCGCTTCTACTCCAAGCGAATGACCTTCTGGACGTGCGTGGCGGTGGTGTGCATGGTGTGGACCCTCTCAGTCGCCATGGCCTTCCCACCAGTCTTTGACGTCGGCACCTACAAGTTCATCCGTGAGGAGGACCAGTGCATCTTTGAACATCGCTACTTCAAAGCCAATGACACGCTAGGCTTCATGCTAATGCTGGCTGTGCTGATCCTGGCCACTCACGTGGTCTACATGAAGCTTCTGCTATTCGAATACAAGCACCGAAAGATGAAGCCGGTCCAGATGGTTCCAGCCATCAGCCAAAACTGGACCTTTCACGGACCTGGAGCCACAGGCCAGGCAGCCGCAAACTGGATAGCAGGGTTCGGCCGTGGCCCGATGCCCCCCACTTTATTGGGCATCAGGCAGAACTTGCACAACCAGAACAGACGCCTGCTAGGCATGGAGGAGTTTAAGGCAGAGAAGCAGCTTGGCAGGATGTTCTATGTCATCACCTTGTTTTTTCTGGTGCTCTGGTCCCCGTACATTGTGGCCTGTTACTGGCGGGTCTTTGTGAAGGCGTGCACCATCCCGCACCGGTATCTTTCCACCACCGTGTGGATGAGTTTCGCCCAAGCAGGCGTGAACCCCATCATCTGCTTTTTCCTCAACAAGGACCTGAAGAAGGGCCTGCTGGCCCACCTGCCTCCCTGCTGTAGAACTCCACCTCAACTGCCCCGTGAGCCTTACTGTGTCATGTGA